The Toxorhynchites rutilus septentrionalis strain SRP chromosome 3, ASM2978413v1, whole genome shotgun sequence genome includes a region encoding these proteins:
- the LOC129774240 gene encoding uncharacterized protein LOC129774240, translating to MGGTASQALGEHRLKRRGIRNSFGTHHTIPEVPQTLLQWSAATTCRMKITDSTTCMQFFIDTGADVSVVPRGLSADNIKPTTVKLFAANGTPTEVYGEVLLKVNLGLHREFLCLESAGSLTVNNQVTIKLFNMMSPYAEILAEFPSITRLAPPGSVSKSSIETTSQPVYATPHRVAPDKLEAACAEFEHLMKLGICQPSSSNWASPLHMVKKAVPGVHVETIVL from the exons TTCGCAACTCGTTCGGAACACATCATACCATTCCGGAGGTGCCACAAACCCTGCTCCAATGGTCAGCAG CAACAACCTGTCGAATGAAAATCACAGACTCCACCACCTGTATGCAATTCTTCATCGACACTGGTGCCGACGTGTCCGTAGTACCGAGAGGATTGAGTGCTGACAACATTAAACCAACAACCGTGAAATTGTTCGCCGCGAATGGAACGCCAACTGAAGTGTACGGAGAGGTGTTACTTAAGGTGAATCTCGGTCTCCATCGCGAGTTTTTGTG TCTTGAGTCAGCCGGATCCCTAACCGTTAATAATCAAGTCACGATCAAGCTTTTCAATATGATGTCACCGTACGCTGAAATACTGGCAGAATTCCCCAGCATCACCCGGCTTGCGCCTCCAGGTTCAGTCAGCAAATCGTCGATCGAAACAACTAGTCAACCTGTGTATGCCACGCCCCACCGTGTTGCGCCGGACAAACTCGAAGCAGCCTGCGCAGAATTTGAGCACCTTATGAAACTTGGAATCTGCCAGCCGTCCAGCAGTAACTGGGCAAGCCCGCTCCATATGGTAAAAAAGGCAGTTCCTGGCGTCCATGTGGAGACTATCGTGCTTTGA